The Phycicoccus sp. M110.8 genome includes a window with the following:
- a CDS encoding DnaB-like helicase C-terminal domain-containing protein has translation MSVEDMGVVTSLRPGEDTSRTAGRLKSLSEVMSETDEKLRLGHTAGARVWPTGFGALDVALSGGFRSGELVLLGGPQGLGKTAMMLQVLRNAVAANRTAVFFSYEHGAHSILERLLAIEAAEVAGTDGVNLTKIRAAFEARHSTANNLQSRFANAPGGPEAVRALESYADRLHIHTSSGLHTTLDTIHDTIAELAQRDGRAPMVLVDYLQKIPLPGSSLAEEERVATVVERLKDFALEFSVPVVSIVAAEKGSLVGGRRMRVHDLRGSSALAYESDIVLIINEKYDVVAKHHLVYHLGNAERFRQWVVLSIEKNRNGVDHLELEFQKRFDQGRFETEGRVVEEQLIEERVFRE, from the coding sequence ATGAGCGTGGAAGACATGGGTGTCGTCACCTCCCTGCGCCCGGGGGAGGACACCTCGCGCACGGCCGGACGGCTGAAGTCGCTGTCCGAGGTGATGAGCGAGACCGACGAGAAGCTCCGCCTGGGCCACACGGCCGGCGCGCGGGTCTGGCCGACCGGGTTCGGCGCGCTGGACGTCGCCCTGTCCGGCGGCTTCCGCTCCGGCGAGCTCGTCCTGCTGGGTGGCCCCCAGGGCCTCGGCAAGACGGCGATGATGCTGCAGGTCCTGCGCAACGCGGTCGCGGCCAACCGCACGGCCGTGTTCTTCTCCTACGAGCACGGGGCACACAGCATCCTGGAGCGGCTGCTCGCGATCGAGGCGGCCGAGGTGGCCGGCACCGACGGGGTGAACCTCACCAAGATCCGGGCCGCCTTCGAGGCGCGGCACAGCACCGCCAACAACCTGCAGTCCCGGTTCGCCAACGCCCCCGGCGGCCCCGAAGCGGTACGGGCGCTGGAGTCGTACGCCGACCGGCTGCACATCCACACGAGCAGCGGCCTGCATACGACGCTGGACACCATCCACGACACCATCGCCGAGCTCGCCCAGCGCGACGGCCGCGCCCCGATGGTCCTCGTGGACTACCTCCAGAAGATCCCCCTGCCCGGGTCCAGCCTCGCCGAGGAGGAGCGGGTGGCCACGGTGGTCGAGCGGCTCAAGGACTTCGCCCTCGAGTTCTCCGTCCCCGTCGTGTCGATCGTGGCGGCCGAGAAGGGCAGCCTCGTCGGCGGCCGCCGCATGCGCGTCCACGACCTGCGCGGCTCGTCGGCGCTGGCCTACGAGTCCGACATCGTCCTGATCATCAACGAGAAGTACGACGTCGTCGCCAAGCACCACCTCGTCTACCACCTGGGCAACGCGGAGCGGTTCCGGCAGTGGGTCGTGCTGTCGATCGAGAAGAACCGCAACGGCGTCGACCACCTCGAGCTGGAGTTCCAGAAGCGGTTCGACCAGGGCCGCTTCGAGACCGAGGGCCGGGTGGTCGAGGAGCAGCTCATCGAGGAGCGGGTCTTCCGCGAGTGA
- a CDS encoding spermidine/putrescine ABC transporter substrate-binding protein: protein MTELDNLALRAALARGMVTRRTAMAGGAGAIALALAACGSKGKNPTSSASGSAAPTAKAAQDMSATEKLVNWSNWPEYIDVDDKTQKRPSLEEFTKQTGIKVNYTEDYNDNDEFYAKVRPLLADGKDTGRDVWCSTDWMVARLIRQGYVQKLDLANIPNHKNVDPSLLDVEFDKGRLYSLPWQSGFAGIAYNPAATGGKKVESVDQLLTDPALKGKVTLLTEMRDTVGLVLLAMGKKLESFTDADFNAAMDELKKAKDAGQIKGFTGNEYTKPLASGDTAACIAWTGDVVQLQADNPKLGYVLPKTGCTLWSDNFVIPAMAKHKKNAEVLINYYYDPAVMAKVVDYVNYISPVQGTKAVLQKEDPSVADNPLIIPDAATLANAHVFRGLTAAEETKYSAAFAELTAG, encoded by the coding sequence ATGACCGAACTCGACAACCTGGCCCTGCGTGCAGCCCTCGCCCGTGGGATGGTCACCCGGCGCACGGCGATGGCCGGCGGCGCCGGTGCGATCGCGCTGGCGCTGGCCGCCTGCGGCAGCAAGGGCAAGAACCCGACGTCGTCCGCGTCCGGCTCGGCGGCGCCGACCGCCAAGGCCGCGCAGGACATGTCTGCGACCGAGAAGCTCGTCAACTGGTCGAACTGGCCGGAGTACATCGACGTCGACGACAAGACCCAGAAGCGGCCGAGCCTGGAGGAGTTCACCAAGCAGACCGGGATCAAGGTCAACTACACCGAGGACTACAACGACAACGACGAGTTCTACGCCAAGGTCCGGCCCCTCCTCGCCGACGGCAAGGACACCGGCCGCGACGTCTGGTGCAGCACCGACTGGATGGTGGCCCGCCTCATCCGACAGGGCTACGTCCAGAAGCTCGACCTCGCGAACATCCCGAACCACAAGAACGTCGACCCCTCGCTCCTGGACGTCGAGTTCGACAAGGGCCGCCTGTACTCCCTGCCCTGGCAGAGCGGGTTCGCCGGCATCGCCTACAACCCGGCGGCGACCGGCGGCAAGAAGGTCGAGTCGGTCGACCAGCTCCTGACCGACCCCGCGCTCAAGGGCAAGGTCACCCTGCTCACCGAGATGCGCGACACCGTCGGGCTGGTGCTGCTCGCGATGGGCAAGAAGCTCGAGAGCTTCACCGACGCCGACTTCAACGCCGCGATGGACGAGCTGAAGAAGGCCAAGGACGCCGGCCAGATCAAGGGCTTCACCGGCAACGAGTACACCAAGCCGCTCGCGTCGGGCGACACCGCCGCCTGCATCGCCTGGACCGGTGACGTCGTCCAGCTCCAGGCGGACAACCCCAAGCTCGGCTACGTGCTGCCCAAGACGGGCTGCACCCTCTGGTCGGACAACTTCGTCATCCCGGCGATGGCCAAGCACAAGAAGAACGCCGAGGTGCTCATCAACTACTACTACGACCCGGCGGTCATGGCGAAGGTCGTCGACTACGTCAACTACATCTCCCCGGTCCAGGGCACCAAGGCGGTGCTGCAGAAGGAGGACCCGAGCGTGGCGGACAACCCGCTGATCATCCCCGACGCCGCGACGCTCGCGAACGCCCACGTGTTCCGTGGCCTCACGGCCGCGGAGGAGACCAAGTACAGCGCGGCCTTCGCCGAGCTCACGGCGGGCTGA
- a CDS encoding ABC transporter permease: MAWVRRNLLTFAAMVTLFILLLPNVVVALFSFNKPNGRYNYQWVRFSTDAWANPCGTPGICDSLGLSLRIGITASVVATILGTMVAFALGRFRFRGRATTNLLIFMPMATPEVVMGSSLLTLFVMMGLSTGALAILIAHIMFCVSFVVVAVKARVASLDPRLEEAAADLGATPVATFMKVTLPLVAPGIAAGALLAFSLSFDDYIITNFNASPSSVTFPMYVWGAAQRGTPVQINVVGTVMFVLSVGIVLTAQLISRRRARKA, from the coding sequence ATGGCCTGGGTCCGACGCAACCTGCTGACCTTCGCCGCGATGGTCACGCTGTTCATCCTGCTGCTGCCCAACGTGGTCGTCGCCCTGTTCTCGTTCAACAAGCCGAACGGGCGCTACAACTACCAGTGGGTGCGGTTCTCCACCGACGCCTGGGCCAACCCGTGCGGCACGCCGGGCATCTGCGACTCGCTCGGCCTCAGCCTGCGCATCGGGATCACCGCGTCGGTCGTGGCGACGATCCTCGGCACGATGGTCGCGTTCGCGCTCGGCCGGTTCCGCTTCCGCGGCCGGGCGACGACGAACCTGCTCATCTTCATGCCGATGGCGACGCCCGAGGTGGTCATGGGCTCGAGCCTGCTGACCCTCTTCGTGATGATGGGCCTGTCGACGGGTGCGCTCGCCATCCTCATCGCGCACATCATGTTCTGCGTCAGCTTCGTCGTCGTGGCCGTCAAGGCCCGGGTCGCCTCGCTCGACCCGAGGCTCGAGGAGGCGGCGGCCGACCTGGGCGCGACCCCCGTGGCGACGTTCATGAAGGTGACGCTGCCGCTGGTCGCACCCGGCATCGCGGCCGGTGCGCTGCTGGCGTTCTCGCTCAGCTTCGACGACTACATCATCACCAACTTCAACGCGAGCCCGAGCTCGGTGACCTTCCCGATGTACGTCTGGGGTGCGGCGCAGCGCGGCACCCCCGTGCAGATCAACGTCGTCGGCACGGTCATGTTCGTGCTGTCCGTCGGGATCGTCCTGACCGCGCAGCTCATCTCCCGCCGCAGGGCCAGGAAGGCATAG
- a CDS encoding ABC transporter ATP-binding protein, whose protein sequence is MEDLRLVGISKVFDTFTAVQPMDLTVPAGSFFALLGPSGCGKTTTLRMVAGLEDPTTGQILIGDRDITNLRAYKRNVNTVFQSYALFPHMTVAENVAFGLKRRGDKDAKRKAQEALELVQLQAVAEKKPAQLSGGMQQRVALARAIVNRPDVLLLDEPLGALDLKLRRQMQIELKRIQQEVGLTFIHVTHDQEEAMTMADSIAVMNQGVVEQLADPATLYENPASTFVANFLGQSNLLRAQIEGDAGDGMLRARTHDQELVVRADRVPDGIRDVWVGVRPEKLRLGDRGRNTLRGLVTDASFTGVSTQYLVRMPWDFELMVVQQNDGSARAHVGETVTVSWDPGHEFVLDQRQSDTAGADLDDE, encoded by the coding sequence GTGGAGGACCTGCGACTGGTGGGCATCAGCAAGGTCTTCGACACCTTCACGGCGGTGCAGCCGATGGACCTGACGGTCCCCGCGGGCAGCTTCTTCGCCCTGCTCGGCCCCTCCGGGTGCGGCAAGACGACGACGTTGCGCATGGTCGCCGGGCTCGAGGACCCGACGACCGGCCAGATCCTCATCGGCGACCGCGACATCACGAACCTGAGGGCCTACAAGCGCAACGTCAACACGGTCTTCCAGTCCTACGCGCTCTTCCCGCACATGACCGTGGCCGAGAACGTGGCCTTCGGCCTCAAGCGGCGCGGCGACAAGGACGCCAAGCGCAAGGCGCAGGAGGCGCTCGAGCTGGTGCAGCTGCAGGCCGTGGCCGAGAAGAAGCCGGCCCAGCTGTCCGGCGGCATGCAGCAGCGCGTCGCCCTGGCCCGCGCCATCGTCAACCGTCCGGACGTCCTGCTGCTCGACGAGCCGCTCGGCGCCCTGGACCTCAAGCTGCGCCGCCAGATGCAGATCGAGCTCAAGCGGATCCAGCAGGAGGTCGGCCTCACCTTCATCCACGTGACCCACGACCAGGAGGAGGCCATGACCATGGCGGACTCCATCGCGGTCATGAACCAGGGCGTCGTCGAGCAGCTCGCGGACCCCGCGACGCTGTACGAGAACCCCGCCTCCACGTTCGTCGCGAACTTCCTCGGGCAGTCCAACCTGCTCCGGGCGCAGATCGAGGGCGACGCCGGCGACGGCATGCTCCGCGCCCGGACCCACGACCAGGAGCTGGTGGTGCGCGCGGACCGCGTGCCCGACGGCATACGCGACGTCTGGGTCGGGGTCCGCCCCGAGAAGCTGCGCCTGGGCGACCGCGGTCGCAACACGCTGCGCGGGCTGGTGACCGACGCGTCCTTCACCGGCGTGTCGACGCAGTACCTCGTGCGGATGCCGTGGGACTTCGAGCTCATGGTCGTCCAGCAGAACGACGGGTCGGCCCGCGCGCACGTGGGCGAGACGGTGACCGTGTCCTGGGACCCGGGGCACGAGTTCGTCCTCGACCAGCGGCAGTCCGACACCGCCGGCGCGGACCTCGACGATGAGTAG
- the speB gene encoding agmatinase — MTRYGQQYGPDFTFLGVDRCDLDDESTYAGADVVVLGAPFDGGTSHRPGTRFGPQAIRMTDYLPHDGSRPSLALRTDGLVDLKVVDAGDVEMYSGDIEVALPALEAAVEKVARAGAIPVVLGGDHSIAYPDAKGVANVLGHGRVSMIHFDAHADTGDIEFGSLWGHGQPMRRLIESGALRGDRFLQVGLRGYWPPPETLDWMAGQRMRSFEMTEIVHRGLQECLSEAFTIATDECEGVFLSVDIDVCDPGHAPGTGTPEPGGLSARELLDSVRRICLELPVVGMDVVEVSPPYDHADITAALANRVVLEALSAIARRRQDERDGTRWDPSLPLLSGRNAAIPQGHIPHHHTHETHDRPHDDAPTEEQP; from the coding sequence ATGACGCGCTACGGGCAGCAGTACGGCCCCGACTTCACCTTCCTGGGCGTGGACCGCTGCGACCTCGACGACGAGAGCACGTATGCCGGCGCCGACGTCGTCGTCCTCGGTGCGCCCTTCGACGGCGGCACCTCCCACCGGCCCGGGACCCGGTTCGGCCCGCAGGCGATCCGGATGACCGACTACCTGCCGCACGACGGCTCGCGACCCTCCCTGGCCCTGCGCACCGACGGCCTGGTCGACCTCAAGGTCGTGGACGCCGGCGACGTCGAGATGTACTCCGGCGACATCGAGGTCGCCCTGCCGGCGCTCGAGGCCGCGGTCGAGAAGGTGGCCCGGGCGGGCGCGATCCCGGTCGTCCTCGGCGGCGACCACTCGATCGCCTACCCGGACGCCAAGGGCGTGGCCAACGTCCTGGGCCACGGCCGCGTCTCGATGATCCACTTCGACGCCCACGCCGACACCGGTGACATCGAGTTCGGGTCCCTCTGGGGCCACGGCCAGCCGATGCGCCGGCTGATCGAGTCCGGGGCGCTGCGCGGGGACCGCTTTCTCCAGGTCGGGCTCCGGGGGTACTGGCCGCCGCCGGAGACGCTCGACTGGATGGCCGGGCAGCGGATGCGCTCGTTCGAGATGACCGAGATCGTCCACCGCGGCCTGCAGGAGTGCCTCAGCGAGGCGTTCACCATCGCCACGGACGAGTGCGAGGGCGTCTTCCTCTCCGTGGACATCGACGTGTGCGACCCCGGGCACGCGCCCGGGACGGGCACCCCGGAGCCCGGCGGCCTCAGCGCCCGTGAGCTGCTCGACTCGGTGCGCCGCATCTGCCTCGAGCTGCCGGTCGTCGGCATGGACGTCGTCGAGGTCAGCCCGCCCTACGACCACGCCGACATCACTGCGGCGCTCGCCAACCGGGTCGTCCTCGAGGCACTGTCGGCGATCGCCCGACGGCGCCAGGACGAGCGCGACGGCACCCGGTGGGACCCGTCCCTGCCGCTGCTGTCGGGTCGCAACGCGGCCATCCCGCAGGGCCACATCCCGCACCACCACACGCACGAGACGCACGACCGACCGCACGACGACGCACCCACGGAGGAGCAGCCCTGA
- a CDS encoding barstar family protein, whose translation MVHEVGAGTSLTALVRSARDDGRQVLVVPAGATVAQSLDWFAESLRLPEWFGRNLDALADCLHDLAEEDPHEGTDGRVLVWDRVAALKVVDPDGFDGIRSVLVEVEDEHPSLAVVVVDR comes from the coding sequence GTGGTGCATGAGGTCGGTGCCGGGACGTCGCTGACCGCCCTCGTTCGCTCGGCACGCGACGACGGCAGGCAGGTGCTCGTCGTGCCCGCCGGCGCCACCGTGGCGCAGAGCCTCGACTGGTTCGCCGAGAGCCTGCGCCTGCCCGAGTGGTTCGGCCGCAACCTCGACGCGCTCGCCGACTGCCTGCACGACCTGGCCGAGGAGGACCCGCACGAGGGCACGGACGGCCGGGTGCTGGTGTGGGACCGCGTCGCGGCGCTCAAGGTCGTGGACCCGGACGGCTTCGACGGGATCCGGTCGGTCCTCGTCGAGGTCGAGGACGAGCACCCCTCGCTGGCCGTCGTGGTCGTGGACCGCTGA
- the dxr gene encoding 1-deoxy-D-xylulose-5-phosphate reductoisomerase, which yields MGDNGDVTPPRSVAVLGSTGSIGTQALDVIARNPDRFRVTALSAGSNLDLAAEQAVAFGAELLAVARGTHEAVAEAVAAHARRAGRPAYRPQVVVGDDAAVTAAGSGADVVLNGITGSIGLRPTLAALAAGSRLALANKESLIVGGPLVKAAAAADQIVPVDSEHSAIAQCLRGGRAQEVRRLVVTASGGPFRGRSRGSLRDVTPADALAHPNFSMGRVITTNSATLVNKGLEVIEAHLLFDIPFDAIEVVVHPQQMIHSMVEFVDGSTIAQAGPPRMLVPIALGLSWPDRLADVDVPVDWTRAQSWEFEPLDDEAFPAVRLARQVGESGGTYPAVYNAANEVAVDAFHDGHIRFPDIVDTVERVVQEHTGSGIDSAALSVEDVLRADDWARGRARKVLGLPGPDLATDDTATDATAGGTTTSAQGARA from the coding sequence ATGGGGGACAATGGGGACGTGACACCACCGCGCAGCGTCGCCGTCCTCGGCTCGACCGGGTCCATCGGGACCCAGGCCCTGGACGTCATCGCGCGCAACCCCGACCGGTTCCGGGTCACCGCCCTGTCCGCCGGGTCGAACCTCGACCTCGCCGCCGAGCAGGCCGTCGCCTTCGGGGCCGAGCTGCTGGCGGTCGCCCGCGGGACGCACGAGGCGGTGGCCGAGGCCGTCGCCGCGCACGCGCGCCGCGCCGGCCGCCCGGCATACCGGCCGCAGGTCGTCGTGGGGGACGACGCGGCGGTCACGGCAGCCGGGTCGGGTGCGGACGTCGTCCTCAACGGCATCACGGGCTCGATCGGTCTCCGGCCGACCCTGGCCGCGCTCGCTGCCGGGTCGCGACTGGCGCTGGCGAACAAGGAGTCGCTGATCGTCGGCGGCCCGCTCGTCAAGGCCGCTGCCGCTGCGGACCAGATCGTCCCCGTCGACTCCGAGCACTCCGCGATCGCCCAGTGCCTGCGGGGCGGGCGCGCACAGGAGGTGCGCCGGCTCGTCGTGACCGCGAGCGGCGGGCCGTTCCGCGGGCGCAGCCGCGGTTCGCTGCGCGACGTCACCCCGGCCGACGCGCTCGCGCACCCGAACTTCTCCATGGGCCGCGTCATCACGACGAACTCGGCCACCCTGGTCAACAAGGGGCTCGAGGTCATCGAGGCGCACCTGCTCTTCGACATCCCGTTCGACGCGATCGAGGTCGTCGTCCACCCGCAGCAGATGATCCACTCGATGGTGGAGTTCGTCGACGGCTCGACGATCGCCCAGGCCGGGCCGCCGCGCATGCTCGTGCCGATCGCGCTCGGCCTCTCCTGGCCCGACCGGCTGGCGGACGTCGACGTGCCGGTCGACTGGACCAGGGCCCAGTCGTGGGAATTCGAGCCGCTCGACGACGAGGCGTTCCCCGCGGTGCGGCTCGCCCGGCAGGTGGGGGAGTCCGGCGGCACGTACCCGGCCGTCTACAACGCCGCCAACGAGGTCGCCGTCGACGCGTTCCACGACGGGCACATCCGCTTCCCCGACATCGTCGACACCGTCGAGCGGGTCGTGCAGGAGCACACGGGGTCCGGGATCGATTCCGCGGCGCTGTCCGTTGAGGACGTGTTGCGGGCCGACGACTGGGCCCGCGGGCGTGCGCGGAAGGTGCTGGGACTGCCCGGCCCCGACCTCGCCACCGACGACACCGCCACCGACGCCACTGCCGGCGGCACCACCACCAGCGCCCAGGGGGCTCGCGCGTGA
- a CDS encoding saccharopine dehydrogenase family protein, whose protein sequence is MRILMIGAGGVGDAAARIAVERDFFELLVVADYDLSRAQRTVAEASARRAGETRLVAARVDASDEGAVAALAREHGATHVFNAVDPRFVMPIFRGALAAGADYLDMAMSLSQRHPQEPYAKAHVKLGDEQLATAGEWESAGRLALLGMGVEPGLSDVFARYAADHLFSRIEELGTRDGANLAVYDEDGNETFAPGFSMWTIIEECLNPPVVWEKARADAAGGDLEAGFFTLPAFSEPEVFDFPEGIGPVECVHVEHEEVLLMPRWLDAERVTFKYGLGEELITILRTLHALGLDRTDPVRVKGVEVSPRDVVAAVLPDPATIGPRMKGKTCAGVFVTGTGKDGQPRRTYLYHVSDNEETMREYGAQCVVWQTAVNPVVALELLATGVWSGSGVKGPEAFDTVPFLDLLAAPKPEGYGSPWAMEER, encoded by the coding sequence GTGCGCATCCTCATGATCGGCGCCGGTGGCGTCGGTGACGCCGCCGCGCGCATCGCGGTCGAGCGCGACTTCTTCGAGCTCCTCGTGGTCGCCGACTACGACCTGTCGCGGGCGCAGCGCACCGTGGCGGAGGCGTCGGCGCGCAGGGCCGGTGAGACCCGTCTCGTCGCGGCCCGGGTGGACGCGTCCGACGAGGGGGCCGTCGCGGCGCTGGCGCGGGAGCACGGCGCGACGCACGTGTTCAACGCCGTCGACCCGCGGTTCGTCATGCCGATCTTCCGGGGTGCCCTGGCCGCCGGTGCCGACTACCTCGACATGGCGATGAGCCTGTCGCAGCGGCACCCGCAGGAGCCGTACGCGAAGGCGCACGTGAAGCTCGGTGACGAGCAGCTCGCGACGGCGGGGGAGTGGGAGTCCGCCGGACGGCTGGCGCTGCTCGGCATGGGCGTCGAGCCGGGCCTGTCCGACGTGTTCGCACGCTACGCCGCGGACCACCTGTTCTCGCGCATCGAGGAGCTGGGGACGCGCGACGGCGCCAACCTGGCCGTCTACGACGAGGACGGCAACGAGACCTTCGCCCCCGGGTTCTCGATGTGGACCATCATCGAGGAGTGCCTCAACCCGCCCGTGGTGTGGGAGAAGGCGCGGGCGGACGCAGCCGGCGGCGACCTCGAGGCGGGCTTCTTCACCCTCCCCGCGTTCAGCGAGCCCGAGGTCTTCGACTTCCCCGAGGGCATCGGCCCGGTGGAGTGCGTCCACGTCGAGCACGAGGAGGTCCTCCTCATGCCGCGCTGGCTCGACGCCGAGCGGGTGACGTTCAAGTACGGGCTCGGCGAGGAGCTCATCACCATCCTGCGGACCCTGCACGCGCTAGGCCTCGACCGCACCGACCCGGTGCGGGTCAAGGGCGTCGAGGTGTCGCCGCGCGACGTCGTGGCCGCGGTGCTGCCCGACCCGGCGACCATCGGGCCGCGGATGAAGGGCAAGACCTGCGCGGGCGTGTTCGTGACCGGCACCGGCAAGGACGGGCAGCCCCGCCGCACGTACCTCTACCACGTGTCCGACAACGAGGAGACGATGCGCGAGTACGGCGCCCAGTGCGTCGTGTGGCAGACCGCGGTCAACCCCGTGGTCGCCCTCGAGCTGCTCGCGACCGGCGTGTGGTCGGGCAGCGGGGTCAAGGGCCCGGAGGCGTTCGACACCGTCCCGTTCCTCGACCTGCTCGCCGCGCCGAAGCCGGAGGGTTACGGCTCGCCCTGGGCGATGGAGGAGCGCTGA
- a CDS encoding ABC transporter permease has protein sequence MSSAALPSAGPPPARRARVNWVPYALLLPGLLWLFVFFVVPMITLASQSLQEGDVDNGYTFTGNVAIYGQALQDYWPQLLRSIGYSATATVLALLLGYPLAYFIASRRSAWKNILLVLVIAPFFTSFLIRTLAWQTILADDYLPARIARAIHFTDLLQLLNLSENSSLLSSKFAVICGLTYNFLPFMILPLFTSLDRLDGRLLEAAGDLYATPRETFRYVTWPLSLPGVVAGTLLTFIPAAGDYINSKLLGNTQTVMIGQVIDAQFLRVLNYPLAAALSFVLLVLILTLVTAYVRRAGTEELV, from the coding sequence ATGAGTAGCGCCGCCCTGCCGTCCGCGGGCCCGCCCCCGGCCCGCAGGGCGCGCGTCAACTGGGTGCCCTACGCGCTGCTGCTGCCCGGCCTGCTGTGGCTGTTCGTCTTCTTCGTCGTGCCGATGATCACGCTGGCGTCGCAGTCGCTCCAGGAGGGCGACGTCGACAACGGCTACACCTTCACGGGCAACGTCGCGATCTACGGCCAGGCACTGCAGGACTACTGGCCCCAGCTGCTCCGCTCGATCGGCTACTCCGCCACGGCGACCGTGCTGGCGCTGCTGCTCGGCTACCCGCTGGCCTACTTCATCGCCAGCCGCCGCAGCGCGTGGAAGAACATCCTCCTGGTCCTGGTGATCGCGCCGTTCTTCACCAGCTTCCTCATCCGCACGCTGGCCTGGCAGACGATCCTCGCGGACGACTACCTGCCGGCCCGGATCGCGCGCGCCATCCACTTCACCGACCTGCTGCAGCTGCTCAACCTGTCGGAGAACTCCTCGCTGCTGTCCAGCAAGTTCGCGGTGATCTGCGGGCTCACGTACAACTTCCTGCCGTTCATGATCCTGCCGCTGTTCACCTCGCTCGACCGGCTCGACGGCCGGTTGCTGGAGGCTGCGGGGGACCTGTACGCCACGCCGCGCGAGACGTTCCGGTACGTCACCTGGCCGCTGTCGCTGCCCGGCGTGGTGGCGGGCACGCTGCTGACCTTCATCCCGGCGGCGGGCGACTACATCAACTCCAAGCTGCTCGGGAACACCCAGACGGTGATGATCGGCCAGGTCATCGACGCACAGTTCCTGCGGGTGCTGAACTACCCGCTGGCGGCGGCGTTGTCGTTCGTCCTGCTCGTCCTCATCCTCACGCTCGTGACCGCGTACGTGCGGCGAGCCGGCACCGAGGAGCTCGTCTGA
- a CDS encoding NAD-dependent succinate-semialdehyde dehydrogenase: MATTQKSLIESVPKGLLIGGRWREGSDGRTIAVEDPSSGATITHVADATVADGKAALDAAVAAQADWAATPPRDRGEILRSAFEKITERAEDFATLMTLEMGKTLAESRGEVTYGAEFFRWFSEEAVRISGRWSTAPNGATRLLTMKKPVGPTLMITPWNFPLAMGTRKIGPAIAAGCTMVVKPASQTPLTMLALAQVLAECGLPDGVLNVITTTRTGEVIEPVIRDPRLRKLTFTGSTGVGRTLVEQSAQQLLRVSMELGGNAPFIVFEDADLDRAVEGAMLAKMRNIGEACTAANRFYVHESVVDEFADRMAKRMGALTLGKGTKKGVDVGPLIDAKARDGVAELVEHARAQGATVVTGGNVVPGRGYFYEPTVITGVAKDARMMTEEIFGPVAPIASFRTEAEAIDLANDTEYGLASYVFTTDLGRMIRVAEGLQYGMIGINQGIISNPAAPFGGVKASGFGREGGFEGIEEYLETTYVGIAP, encoded by the coding sequence ATGGCCACCACGCAGAAGTCGCTCATCGAGTCCGTCCCGAAGGGTCTGCTGATCGGCGGGCGGTGGCGTGAGGGCAGTGACGGCAGGACGATCGCTGTGGAGGACCCGTCCAGCGGGGCGACGATCACGCACGTCGCGGATGCCACCGTCGCCGATGGCAAGGCTGCCCTGGACGCCGCGGTTGCGGCGCAGGCGGACTGGGCCGCGACGCCGCCGCGGGACCGTGGGGAGATCCTGCGGTCGGCGTTCGAGAAGATCACCGAGCGGGCGGAGGACTTCGCCACGCTGATGACCCTGGAGATGGGCAAGACCCTGGCCGAGTCGCGGGGCGAGGTGACCTACGGGGCCGAGTTCTTCCGCTGGTTCTCCGAGGAGGCGGTCCGCATCAGTGGCCGCTGGTCGACCGCGCCGAACGGTGCGACCCGGTTGCTGACGATGAAGAAGCCGGTCGGGCCGACGTTGATGATCACGCCGTGGAACTTCCCGCTGGCGATGGGGACCCGCAAGATCGGCCCGGCGATCGCGGCGGGGTGCACGATGGTCGTCAAGCCGGCCAGCCAGACCCCGTTGACGATGCTGGCCCTGGCGCAGGTGCTGGCCGAGTGCGGGCTGCCCGACGGCGTCCTGAACGTCATCACCACCACCCGCACCGGCGAGGTGATCGAGCCGGTCATCCGCGACCCCCGGCTGCGCAAGCTGACCTTCACCGGGTCCACGGGGGTCGGGCGCACCCTGGTCGAGCAGTCGGCGCAGCAGCTGCTGCGGGTCTCGATGGAGCTGGGTGGCAACGCCCCGTTCATCGTGTTCGAGGACGCCGACCTCGACCGGGCCGTCGAGGGCGCGATGCTGGCCAAGATGCGCAACATCGGCGAGGCGTGCACCGCCGCGAACCGGTTCTACGTCCACGAGTCCGTGGTCGACGAGTTCGCCGACCGGATGGCCAAGCGGATGGGTGCCCTGACGTTGGGCAAGGGCACGAAGAAGGGCGTCGACGTCGGCCCGCTGATCGACGCCAAGGCCCGCGACGGGGTCGCCGAGCTGGTCGAGCACGCCCGCGCCCAGGGCGCCACCGTCGTCACCGGCGGCAACGTCGTGCCCGGCCGCGGGTACTTCTACGAGCCGACCGTGATCACCGGGGTCGCCAAGGACGCCCGGATGATGACCGAGGAGATCTTCGGCCCGGTCGCCCCGATCGCGTCCTTCCGCACCGAGGCCGAGGCCATCGACCTGGCCAACGACACCGAGTACGGCCTCGCCTCGTACGTGTTCACCACCGACCTGGGCCGCATGATCCGCGTGGCCGAGGGACTGCAGTACGGCATGATCGGCATCAACCAGGGCATCATCTCCAACCCCGCAGCCCCCTTCGGTGGCGTCAAGGCCTCCGGCTTCGGCCGCGAAGGCGGCTTCGAAGGCATCGAGGAGTACCTCGAGACCACCTACGTCGGCATCGCCCCGTAG